The following proteins are encoded in a genomic region of Aquifex aeolicus VF5:
- a CDS encoding ADP-ribosylglycohydrolase family protein: protein MDEGVKEKFIGAVLGAAVGDALGKSVEDITEEEVFEFYGDRIRDFVTPHPSSPAYGQLPEETSDETTIFRLLLESLVEKKALDVRDFLNRLMEWYDREEMHRYPDPMLLTAIDLLSRGINPSTHGLTSFSVEGILRSVALGLYHYYNPELAAEGSKVVSLLTHRSDVISDASAILGALIAHLVRGDFYLEDFREKLRLIETLKDYAKEEKHKKILDRVAELLMESADLETAINTLGNGTFAFEAFPLALYIFLSNVENPEEALFQAVNSYGEFGGDTDAIGFLVGAMLGAYYGEEAIPYHLRENVENSQKLRELAERLYEVVEKQVGFSQ from the coding sequence ATGGACGAAGGTGTTAAGGAGAAATTTATCGGTGCGGTTCTCGGAGCTGCTGTGGGAGACGCCCTCGGAAAAAGCGTTGAAGACATAACAGAAGAAGAGGTATTTGAGTTTTACGGTGACAGGATAAGGGACTTTGTAACTCCTCACCCTTCCAGTCCTGCGTACGGACAACTCCCGGAAGAGACCTCCGACGAGACCACGATATTCAGGCTTTTACTCGAGAGCCTGGTTGAAAAGAAAGCCTTAGACGTCAGGGACTTTTTAAACAGATTGATGGAGTGGTACGACAGGGAGGAAATGCATAGATACCCTGACCCTATGCTTCTTACCGCCATAGACCTCCTTTCCAGAGGTATAAATCCATCCACTCACGGACTTACTTCCTTTTCCGTTGAGGGGATTTTAAGGAGCGTTGCCCTCGGACTTTATCACTACTACAACCCGGAACTTGCAGCGGAAGGGAGTAAAGTGGTTTCTCTCCTAACTCATAGGAGTGATGTCATTTCCGACGCTTCCGCTATTTTGGGAGCTCTGATAGCCCACCTTGTGAGGGGAGATTTTTATCTGGAGGACTTTCGTGAAAAGTTAAGACTTATAGAAACCTTAAAGGATTACGCGAAGGAAGAAAAACATAAAAAAATTCTCGACAGAGTTGCGGAACTCCTTATGGAAAGTGCGGACTTAGAAACCGCCATAAATACGCTGGGAAACGGTACCTTTGCTTTTGAAGCATTTCCCTTAGCACTCTACATATTCCTTTCCAACGTTGAAAATCCAGAAGAGGCTCTCTTTCAGGCTGTAAACTCTTACGGGGAGTTCGGGGGAGATACGGACGCGATAGGATTTCTCGTAGGAGCAATGCTCGGAGCATATTACGGCGAGGAGGCCATTCCCTACCACTTAAGAGAAAACGTAGAAAACTCCCAGAAATTGAGGGAACTTGCAGAAAGGCTCTACGAGGTAGTGGAGAAACAGGTGGGCTTTAGCCAATAA
- the lpxD gene encoding UDP-3-O-(3-hydroxymyristoyl)glucosamine N-acyltransferase encodes MGSFIGDFVVIGKNVKIGRNVKIYPFTYVGDNTVIGDNTVIFSGVHIYRNTVIGRNVRIHSGAVIGADGFGYHITQEGIKKIPHIGGVIIEDNVEIGANTTIDRALIENTLIGKNTKIDNLVMVAHNCKVGENNILVSQVGLSGSVKTGKNVILAGQVGVADHVEIGDNVIVTAKSGVANNLAPNKTYGANLPAIEWSRWKRIYVYLLRLPELFKKITT; translated from the coding sequence ATGGGGAGTTTTATCGGAGACTTTGTCGTGATTGGTAAAAACGTAAAAATAGGAAGGAACGTAAAGATTTATCCCTTTACTTACGTAGGAGATAACACCGTTATAGGTGATAACACGGTTATATTCAGCGGAGTGCATATATACAGGAACACGGTTATAGGCAGAAACGTCAGGATTCACAGCGGGGCTGTTATAGGAGCGGACGGGTTTGGCTACCACATAACTCAGGAGGGGATTAAGAAAATTCCTCACATAGGCGGTGTGATAATAGAGGACAACGTGGAGATAGGGGCAAACACCACGATAGACAGGGCGTTGATAGAAAACACTTTAATCGGTAAAAACACGAAGATTGACAACCTCGTTATGGTGGCTCACAACTGCAAGGTGGGAGAGAATAACATACTCGTTTCTCAAGTAGGTCTTTCAGGAAGTGTAAAAACAGGAAAAAACGTAATTCTTGCAGGACAGGTGGGAGTAGCGGATCACGTGGAGATAGGGGACAACGTCATCGTCACAGCAAAGTCGGGAGTGGCGAACAACCTCGCTCCAAACAAAACTTACGGTGCTAACCTGCCGGCAATTGAGTGGAGCAGGTGGAAGAGGATATACGTCTACCTTTTAAGACTTCCAGAACTCTTCAAGAAGATAACTACCTGA
- a CDS encoding LptF/LptG family permease encodes MLRAYIFYRLVKNTLLTAFILSLILLTLQLTRLSNVLFGIPFKDFMGFLVVWNAYYTYFFIPEGVILSTFFLMKHFKDKKLLHVFYSFRISDFRIFLYCSIPFLTFFLISALLSNTLLEEKVAFTRKNMLFKLQEKFFSEVPAGTFVSFGAVVLHAEKREGNTLKEAFFKFGDITVLSEYLKYKGNGVFEFRRGTVITEEENYFVVKFNEYTLNLKQFQKKKLREKRLKESKVVNYVNVATLPLFFFLSFTVALKFCHGGLSYYAFASLFIVVHQLIIFVVKLML; translated from the coding sequence ATGTTAAGGGCTTACATATTTTACAGGCTTGTAAAGAACACCTTACTGACCGCCTTTATACTTTCCTTAATACTCCTCACACTTCAGCTTACCCGTCTTAGTAATGTGCTTTTCGGTATTCCCTTTAAAGACTTTATGGGCTTTCTTGTGGTGTGGAACGCTTACTACACTTACTTTTTCATACCAGAAGGTGTAATACTTTCAACCTTTTTCCTGATGAAACACTTCAAGGACAAGAAATTACTCCACGTCTTTTACTCCTTCAGGATTTCCGACTTCAGGATTTTCCTTTATTGTTCTATCCCATTTTTAACTTTTTTCCTAATAAGCGCTTTGCTTTCCAACACGCTTTTGGAAGAAAAGGTAGCCTTTACGCGTAAGAACATGCTCTTTAAGCTCCAGGAGAAGTTTTTTAGTGAAGTTCCCGCGGGAACCTTCGTCAGCTTCGGAGCTGTAGTTCTGCATGCGGAAAAGAGGGAAGGAAATACCCTAAAAGAAGCCTTCTTTAAGTTCGGCGATATTACGGTTCTTTCAGAGTATTTGAAGTATAAGGGAAACGGAGTGTTTGAATTCAGAAGAGGAACGGTGATAACAGAAGAGGAAAACTACTTTGTCGTAAAGTTTAACGAGTACACACTCAATTTAAAGCAATTTCAGAAGAAAAAACTCCGTGAAAAACGTCTTAAAGAGAGCAAAGTAGTTAATTACGTAAACGTTGCTACACTCCCCTTATTCTTTTTCCTGAGTTTTACAGTAGCCCTGAAGTTCTGCCACGGAGGGCTTTCTTACTACGCATTCGCGTCTCTCTTCATAGTTGTACACCAGTTGATAATTTTTGTGGTGAAATTAATGCTTTAA
- a CDS encoding MarC family protein — translation MIITWMEEFGVLFVKAFLSLLAIMNPFSSVPVVISLMNEYSKEEIRVIALKASVYAFFILTFFLISGDLLFRFMGITLPAFKVGGGILLFLIALNLVQGEVTKEKGKAHEIEAALRRDNIALIPLAMPLLAGPGSITTVLVLRGYLNTLEGKVALFCAIFLSSFTAFVVYSLSTFFYRVLGRTGINLITRISGILLLAISVQFVVDGLKNLLKH, via the coding sequence ATGATAATAACCTGGATGGAGGAATTTGGGGTTCTTTTCGTAAAAGCTTTCCTATCTTTGCTCGCGATAATGAACCCATTCTCCAGCGTTCCTGTCGTTATATCACTGATGAACGAGTATTCAAAGGAAGAAATTAGGGTTATTGCTCTGAAGGCGAGTGTTTACGCCTTCTTCATACTCACCTTTTTCTTAATAAGCGGGGATTTACTCTTCAGATTTATGGGGATTACCCTTCCAGCCTTTAAAGTAGGCGGTGGTATCTTACTCTTTCTTATAGCCCTTAACTTAGTTCAGGGAGAGGTTACAAAAGAAAAGGGAAAAGCTCACGAAATTGAGGCTGCCCTTCGCAGAGATAACATAGCCCTCATTCCCCTCGCCATGCCTCTACTTGCTGGACCAGGCTCCATAACTACGGTTCTCGTCCTGAGGGGGTACTTAAACACTTTGGAGGGAAAAGTAGCCCTTTTCTGTGCCATTTTCTTGAGTTCCTTTACCGCCTTTGTTGTTTACTCTCTGAGTACATTCTTCTACAGAGTGCTCGGAAGGACCGGTATTAACTTAATCACGAGAATTTCGGGCATACTCCTTCTGGCTATATCCGTTCAATTCGTGGTAGATGGCCTCAAAAACCTCTTAAAGCATTAA
- a CDS encoding 2,3-bisphosphoglycerate-independent phosphoglycerate mutase: MDVISELVKKNGSKILLIVLDGLGGLPVKEGKTELELAKTPNLDKLVKNSATGLHIPVDWGITPGSGPGHLGLFGYDPIKYQIGRGILEALGLGIDVKDTDIAVRGNYATVEYRNGKPIVVDRRAGRIPTEENKRITAKLQEAIKEIDGVQVIIKPGMEHRLAIVFRFPEKLSPGSDAINDTDPQQVGKEPLEPKGENPNAEKVAEVVRKFIQRATEILRNEPKANYILLRGFSQKPDIPTMEERFGVKPCCIAVYPMYKGLASLVGMDVIEFEGSTIQDEIDTLKKVWNEYDYFFVHIKKTDSYGEDGNYEGKVSVIEDFDAHLPQFLELKPDVLAITGDHSTPSILKGHSWHPVPLLIHSPYVLGGTSERFTERECLKGELGIIPAVKITQLLLANALRLKKYGA, translated from the coding sequence ATGGACGTAATAAGTGAACTCGTAAAGAAAAACGGTTCAAAGATTCTCCTAATAGTTCTCGACGGTCTCGGAGGTCTTCCTGTAAAGGAGGGAAAAACGGAACTTGAACTAGCTAAAACTCCCAACCTTGACAAACTCGTGAAAAACTCAGCTACGGGACTCCACATTCCCGTGGATTGGGGAATTACTCCCGGAAGCGGGCCAGGACACCTCGGTTTATTCGGATACGACCCCATAAAGTACCAGATAGGAAGGGGGATACTGGAAGCTTTAGGATTAGGGATAGACGTAAAAGACACGGATATAGCTGTGAGGGGAAATTACGCAACCGTCGAGTACAGGAACGGAAAACCGATAGTGGTAGACAGGAGAGCGGGCAGAATCCCCACGGAAGAGAATAAAAGAATTACCGCAAAGCTCCAGGAAGCTATAAAGGAAATTGACGGCGTTCAGGTAATAATAAAGCCGGGAATGGAACACAGACTCGCGATAGTCTTCAGGTTTCCCGAAAAACTGTCTCCCGGAAGCGACGCTATAAACGACACCGATCCTCAACAAGTCGGGAAAGAACCATTGGAACCCAAAGGTGAAAACCCAAATGCCGAAAAAGTTGCCGAAGTTGTTAGGAAGTTCATTCAAAGGGCAACGGAAATCTTAAGAAACGAGCCGAAAGCCAATTACATACTCCTCAGGGGATTTTCCCAAAAACCTGACATTCCCACGATGGAGGAAAGGTTCGGAGTCAAACCCTGCTGTATAGCTGTTTACCCCATGTATAAGGGACTAGCGAGCCTGGTGGGAATGGACGTTATAGAGTTTGAGGGAAGTACCATACAGGACGAGATAGATACCTTAAAGAAGGTCTGGAACGAGTACGATTACTTCTTCGTCCACATAAAGAAGACCGACTCCTACGGTGAGGACGGGAATTACGAAGGAAAGGTAAGTGTAATTGAAGACTTTGACGCTCATCTTCCCCAGTTTCTGGAATTAAAGCCAGACGTTCTGGCGATAACGGGGGACCACTCAACGCCCTCTATATTAAAGGGACACTCTTGGCATCCGGTACCTCTCCTCATACACTCCCCTTACGTGCTGGGAGGAACTTCCGAGAGGTTCACCGAGAGAGAATGTCTCAAAGGGGAACTCGGAATAATCCCCGCGGTGAAGATAACACAACTCCTTCTTGCAAACGCTCTTAGACTCAAGAAGTACGGAGCTTAA
- the hpt gene encoding hypoxanthine phosphoribosyltransferase — MKEIRGKKLKLLLKEEDIKRRVKELAKEIESSYSWEEPIVVVGLLKGAFIFLADLVRAFDRFVFVEFMQVSSYGKGMKSSGTIKIVKDLDMDIEGKEVLLVDDILDTGLTMKEIHDYLLMKKPKVLKTCVFLDKKERRKVDFNADFVGFEVPDKFLVGYGLDWGEYGRNLPEVYMVED, encoded by the coding sequence ATGAAGGAGATAAGGGGAAAGAAGTTAAAACTTCTCTTGAAGGAAGAGGACATAAAGAGAAGGGTAAAGGAACTCGCTAAAGAGATTGAGAGCTCTTATTCCTGGGAGGAGCCCATAGTCGTGGTCGGGCTCCTCAAGGGCGCTTTTATATTCTTGGCAGACCTAGTCAGGGCTTTTGACAGGTTCGTGTTCGTGGAGTTTATGCAAGTCTCAAGCTACGGTAAGGGAATGAAGAGTTCTGGAACGATAAAGATAGTAAAGGATTTAGATATGGACATAGAAGGAAAGGAAGTTCTCCTCGTGGACGACATACTAGACACCGGACTCACTATGAAAGAAATTCACGACTACCTTCTGATGAAGAAGCCGAAAGTTTTAAAGACGTGCGTGTTTTTAGACAAAAAGGAGAGGAGGAAGGTGGATTTTAACGCGGACTTTGTAGGTTTTGAAGTTCCAGATAAATTTTTAGTGGGATACGGATTGGATTGGGGAGAATACGGGAGAAACCTCCCCGAAGTTTACATGGTAGAAGATTGA
- a CDS encoding M20 family metallopeptidase, with protein MVIREAVKETLKELIRIPSVSGKEKGVLEYVENRLKSLGIPLKRQEIEKDRYNLVYDNGSEYLISVHVDTVPPAGFRDAYRPKEVNGRIYGRGASDVKGAIASLITAVEWFKKDFPEKELPVSLAFVVDEEQNTALGSENLPKCLNGKRKCIVLEPTYGLVCTKQYGAYEFSVKIKCKSAHGSEFEKVENPVKVFIKLLNKLEEVLKREVNVIMVRSGTKVYTVPKTCEALLEFKVFEGERKEELEKKVQEVVSALNTECEITVKLEGFEEFQEFNTDGLLDVVKKALLKGGRRSKRKG; from the coding sequence ATGGTTATCAGGGAAGCGGTGAAGGAGACTCTCAAAGAACTCATAAGGATTCCGAGCGTATCTGGAAAGGAAAAGGGAGTGCTGGAGTACGTAGAAAACAGACTCAAAAGCCTTGGTATTCCTCTAAAGAGACAGGAAATAGAAAAGGACAGGTATAACCTCGTTTACGACAACGGTTCGGAGTACCTGATTTCAGTTCACGTAGACACTGTACCGCCTGCAGGTTTCAGGGACGCTTACAGGCCGAAGGAGGTAAACGGAAGGATTTACGGGAGGGGAGCGAGCGACGTTAAAGGCGCAATAGCGAGCTTAATTACCGCGGTTGAGTGGTTCAAAAAGGATTTTCCCGAAAAGGAACTGCCCGTTTCCCTTGCTTTTGTCGTTGACGAGGAACAAAACACGGCCCTTGGTTCTGAAAACTTGCCAAAGTGTCTAAACGGAAAGAGGAAGTGTATAGTCCTTGAACCCACTTATGGGCTCGTTTGCACGAAGCAGTATGGAGCTTACGAGTTTTCGGTAAAGATAAAGTGCAAATCCGCCCACGGTTCTGAGTTCGAAAAGGTTGAAAATCCCGTAAAGGTATTTATAAAACTCCTAAACAAACTCGAAGAAGTCCTGAAAAGGGAAGTAAACGTAATAATGGTAAGGAGCGGCACGAAAGTCTACACCGTTCCCAAAACCTGTGAAGCTCTCCTAGAGTTTAAGGTTTTTGAAGGGGAAAGGAAGGAAGAGCTTGAGAAGAAGGTTCAAGAGGTGGTGAGTGCTTTAAACACAGAGTGTGAAATCACTGTAAAACTGGAAGGCTTTGAGGAGTTTCAGGAGTTCAACACGGACGGACTATTAGATGTGGTTAAAAAGGCTCTTTTAAAAGGTGGAAGGAGAAGCAAAAGGAAGGGATAA
- a CDS encoding endonuclease V: protein MSKEVNTELLEKLKKIQLECAKKVIARDDFEKVETIGGMDLTFEKINENPTRAWASLVVVELKTLKPVYQHVVKDIVDFPYIPTFLAFREMPLLLKLYETAKVKPDVYFIDGQGIAHPRGCGIASHFGVETGEVTVGVAKSKLFGYAKEPAPQRGSYTYLKYKGKIIGAVVRTKDNTAPVYVSVGHRISLKTAIDLVLKTSKYRVPEPTRLAHNLLQVVRRKELRR from the coding sequence ATTAGTAAAGAAGTAAACACTGAATTACTTGAAAAGTTAAAGAAAATACAATTAGAGTGTGCGAAAAAGGTAATAGCTAGGGATGACTTTGAGAAGGTAGAAACAATAGGGGGTATGGATCTCACCTTTGAAAAGATAAACGAAAACCCCACCCGTGCCTGGGCAAGCCTCGTGGTAGTTGAGTTAAAAACGCTAAAACCCGTTTACCAGCACGTTGTGAAAGACATTGTAGACTTTCCCTACATTCCTACATTTCTGGCCTTTCGTGAGATGCCCCTTCTTTTAAAACTCTACGAAACCGCAAAGGTAAAGCCCGACGTTTACTTTATAGACGGTCAGGGGATCGCCCACCCGAGGGGTTGCGGTATTGCCTCACACTTCGGAGTTGAGACGGGTGAGGTTACCGTAGGTGTTGCTAAATCAAAGCTCTTCGGATATGCAAAAGAACCAGCTCCTCAAAGGGGAAGCTACACATATTTGAAGTACAAAGGAAAGATTATAGGAGCGGTTGTGAGGACAAAAGACAACACAGCACCCGTTTACGTCTCCGTGGGCCACAGGATAAGTTTGAAAACAGCTATTGACCTCGTTCTCAAAACTTCCAAGTACAGAGTTCCCGAGCCAACGAGACTCGCCCACAACCTTCTGCAGGTAGTGAGGAGAAAAGAGCTAAGGAGATAA
- a CDS encoding anthranilate synthase component II, producing the protein MKVLMIDNYDSFTYNLVQYLGSLGADVIVRRNDQIRLEEVREINPDAIVISPGPCTPKEAGISVPLIKTYYKEYPILGVCLGHQSIGYAFGAKIVRAKRLMHGKTSQIFHTGEGVFKNLPSPFTAVRYHSLVIDKNTLPEELKITAWSDDEEIMGIEHKEYPVYGVQFHPESVLSEHGMEILKNFLELAEERKLVKK; encoded by the coding sequence ATGAAGGTTTTAATGATAGACAATTACGACAGCTTTACCTACAACTTGGTTCAGTATTTAGGATCCTTGGGTGCAGATGTTATCGTGAGGAGAAACGACCAGATAAGACTCGAAGAAGTAAGGGAAATAAACCCCGACGCCATAGTAATTTCTCCGGGACCCTGCACTCCGAAGGAAGCGGGAATATCCGTTCCCTTGATAAAAACTTATTACAAAGAATACCCTATTCTCGGGGTTTGCCTCGGACACCAGTCCATAGGTTATGCCTTCGGTGCGAAGATAGTGAGGGCAAAGAGATTAATGCACGGGAAGACTTCGCAGATATTCCACACGGGAGAAGGAGTCTTCAAGAACCTTCCCTCCCCCTTTACCGCGGTAAGGTATCACTCCCTGGTTATAGATAAAAATACTCTTCCTGAGGAATTAAAGATAACCGCTTGGTCCGACGATGAAGAAATCATGGGTATTGAGCACAAAGAGTACCCCGTTTACGGGGTTCAGTTCCACCCCGAGTCTGTGCTCTCGGAACACGGAATGGAAATCCTTAAGAACTTCCTCGAACTGGCGGAGGAGAGGAAATTAGTAAAGAAGTAA
- a CDS encoding NADH-quinone oxidoreductase subunit D: MPWAKEGDLQELLKAFPQASVVELQNSTSVIVPKDILIDVLKYLKEKLGYKLFLDHSVVDLKDLLENEKEFNKVVKQNLIAFPEDRESRFQAFYILYNVDERKRVIVKTRTNGKLPTIEKLWFAGKWAERECYDMFGIEYEGHENLVRAFMWDTYPYFPLRKDFPLEGIPEQELPSLNEVVFGDNLEGLMNYDRMHTRVPTLEDLEVTEKKRLKKKAQIVLNWGPLHPGTHGTMWFLFDLEGERIVQTDVILGQLHRGVEKLAEHEMYNQFLVYTDRMDYLSALCSNQAWVVAIERLMGIHDKVPPKAKYIRTMMSELQRINSHLLWLGTYALDLGALTIFLYAFKEREKIMDIIEGITGARLTISYPRIGGVRMDLPEGALEVIKAFIKKFPEELKDWETILTRNRIWLRRNKEVGIISKEDAYFHGVTGPVIRGSGIPYDIRKFEPYDAYDEVEFDIPVGEIGDCYDRYLVRIEEMKQSIRIIEQCVAKLEKMSKNEPFFYEGEGKKLKLSLDGIGVKAPVGEIYSSGENPRGELGFYVVSTGGTSPYRVKIRPPSYYNLCIYPHLMKDRYVADAVTILASIDPVVGETDR, from the coding sequence ATGCCGTGGGCTAAGGAAGGAGACCTTCAGGAACTCTTAAAAGCCTTTCCGCAGGCAAGCGTAGTGGAACTCCAGAACTCCACAAGCGTTATCGTTCCTAAGGATATTCTAATAGATGTCCTCAAGTATTTAAAGGAAAAACTAGGGTACAAACTATTCCTGGATCACTCCGTGGTTGATCTAAAGGATTTACTAGAAAACGAGAAGGAGTTCAACAAGGTAGTCAAACAAAACCTCATAGCATTTCCCGAAGACAGGGAATCCCGTTTTCAGGCCTTTTACATACTCTACAACGTGGACGAAAGGAAGAGGGTAATAGTAAAGACGAGAACGAACGGCAAACTCCCCACAATAGAAAAACTCTGGTTTGCGGGCAAGTGGGCGGAAAGAGAATGCTACGACATGTTCGGAATAGAGTACGAGGGACACGAAAACCTCGTTCGTGCCTTTATGTGGGATACATACCCTTACTTTCCCTTAAGAAAAGACTTCCCCCTTGAAGGAATACCCGAGCAGGAACTTCCATCTCTGAACGAAGTAGTCTTCGGAGACAACCTCGAAGGACTTATGAATTACGACAGGATGCACACCCGCGTTCCTACGCTTGAAGACCTTGAGGTTACGGAAAAGAAGAGACTCAAGAAAAAGGCTCAGATAGTTCTCAACTGGGGACCCCTTCACCCAGGAACCCACGGAACTATGTGGTTCTTATTCGACCTTGAAGGTGAAAGAATAGTTCAGACCGACGTAATACTCGGACAGCTCCACAGGGGTGTTGAGAAACTCGCAGAGCACGAGATGTACAACCAGTTCCTCGTTTACACAGATCGTATGGACTACCTGTCCGCCCTTTGTTCCAATCAGGCTTGGGTAGTTGCCATAGAAAGGCTCATGGGCATACACGACAAGGTCCCGCCGAAAGCCAAGTACATAAGAACAATGATGTCTGAACTCCAGAGGATTAACTCCCACCTGCTCTGGCTCGGAACGTATGCCCTGGACCTCGGAGCTCTCACCATATTCCTCTACGCCTTCAAGGAAAGGGAAAAGATAATGGACATAATTGAGGGAATAACGGGGGCACGGCTCACTATTTCTTACCCGAGGATAGGCGGGGTTAGAATGGACCTTCCGGAGGGAGCCCTTGAAGTTATAAAGGCTTTCATAAAGAAGTTCCCCGAAGAACTAAAAGATTGGGAGACTATACTCACGAGAAACAGGATATGGCTCAGGAGGAACAAAGAAGTGGGAATAATTTCAAAAGAGGACGCCTACTTCCACGGCGTCACCGGACCCGTAATCAGGGGTTCAGGAATTCCCTACGACATAAGAAAGTTTGAACCTTACGACGCGTACGACGAGGTTGAGTTTGACATTCCCGTGGGCGAGATAGGGGACTGCTACGACAGGTATCTCGTTCGTATAGAGGAGATGAAGCAAAGTATAAGGATAATTGAGCAGTGTGTGGCAAAGCTTGAGAAGATGTCCAAGAACGAGCCCTTCTTCTACGAAGGGGAAGGAAAGAAGTTAAAACTCTCCCTTGACGGGATAGGTGTGAAAGCTCCCGTGGGCGAGATATACTCCTCGGGAGAAAACCCGCGTGGAGAACTCGGATTTTACGTGGTTTCTACAGGCGGAACGTCTCCCTACAGAGTAAAAATCAGACCACCCTCTTACTACAATCTGTGTATATACCCTCACCTTATGAAGGACAGGTACGTGGCCGACGCGGTGACTATTCTTGCAAGCATTGACCCAGTTGTGGGAGAAACGGACAGATGA